From Gemmatimonadaceae bacterium:
ACGCGGGCGTCGAAGCTTCCGGTTAGCACGCGCCCTGCGCGCCGCACCTGCACCCAGATCCGATAGTGACCGGCTTTCGGGAACGCGTACGGGAAGCTCACGGTATCGGGCAGCGTTGCGCTTGTCATTGGCATTGGCAGAGGTGCGTCCCGGGTGCTGTCCCCGCCGCGACTGAAAATCGATTGCGCCGCCATCGCAATCGTGCCCATGGGATGCAGGTGGACGAACACGCTGCCATCATCGCGCGCGATCATTGCGTGGGCGGACATGCCCATGTAGGGCTGCAGGACCGCGGGTCGACTGTCTGGCGCCGTGACGGTGAAGTGCAGCGGGGCGATCACGTTCGCGACCAGCGAGGTATCGCCACGGTCCCAGCTCATGATCGATCCATCGGCCAGCGTGGCGCGTCTGGTATCCGACGCCGCCGTCAACGCACCGCTCACGATCCAGGAATCGTCGGAGTCGGTTGGGGAGAATGCGGGCGAGCCTTGCCCGCCGATGACGAGGGTGTCGACGAGCGTCTCGGCGTAGCCGCTCCGGTGCACGATGTCGGCGTAGGTATGGTATGTCCCGGCAGGCAATGGCGGCAGCGCGACGCGAAAATCGTTGGAGTCGCTCGTCACCGGATGCAGGTGCGCAAATGCGTCCATGCCCGGCGCACGAATCAGAAAGAAGTGGACGAGCTTTCCGTGATCGCGAACGAGCGGTGTCTCTTCGTGCTGCCTCCATCTGCTGTCCGTAATCACGAATTGAAGGACGCGTCCGGAGTCGGCGAGCGATACGCGGCTCGCGAGCGGCTTGTAAATGATGCGCCGATACGCTCGGGCCGAGTGGTTCCACCATGCGTTGCCGCCCAGGAGCGCGAGCGCGAAGATCGCGGCCGCGGAGCACACCGCAAGGCGCGCGCGTCGCCGGCGGGGCGCGTCGACCGGGACGCCGGGGTCGAGCGTCGCTTCTCGAGCGCCGGCGCCGATGATGGAGAGCAAACCGAAGACGAGAAAGGCGCCGAGCGCGAGGAGCAGCGCGCCTAACGCTGGCGACATCGGCAGCTCCCGCGTGGCCGCCGAGACGACCGGCACGTCGACGGTCCCCGTGCCCCGCGTGCCGCTGACAACGACCCGAATCGAGTAGGAGCCGGATGTCATGAGCCAGAGCCGGGTGGCGAAGGCCCCGGCTTCGCCCAGCACCGGCGCTGCGAGGTCTGGCGGCGGTGCGCCATCGGCGCCGGTCTCCCACAACACCGGCTGCACCGTCACCTGCGCGGCGGGTTCGTTGGACACCTGGACTACTACATCGAGCTGACCGGGCACCACACCGGGCGGGCGGCTGACCACGCCGACATCGTAGGGCCCCGCCGCGCCGCGAAAGTAGACGTCCGGACTGCCGACGTGCCCGACCCCGGCGATGACCAGCACGGCGAGCGCCGCCAGCGCCGCCAGTCCGTTAGGCAGCGGCGGGCGGCTCACCGCTTCACCCGGCGCAGCCAGTCGCCGCAGGCCAGACCGAGCCGCGACGACAGTACCGCGAGACCGGCGGCGAGCGCCAATCCGCCGGCCAGCTTGGCCGGCCGCACCGGCGGGAAGATGTGCCGGTAGGCGTACGACGTCTTGGGCAGCGCGTAATAATAGTTGGTGGAGGCGAAGACCCAGTTCTCCGACGCCGGCGAGTTATAGAACGAGCCGAATGACCACTGCGCGGCAAAGAACACGGCGAAGAACACGGTGCCGAGCAGCGCCGCCAGACGCCAGCCGCGCAGCGTGTCCGGCACGCGTTGGAACATCAGATCGAGCACGAACGCCGGCGCGAGCAGGAGGAGCGGAAAATCCGGCGGCACCATGTGCGTCACGGTCTGATAGATCGGGCCTAACCGGGGCGTGGCCGGGAACAGCGGCAGGAGCCAGACCATCGCGAGCATGACGACGGTGTAGACGGCGGCAATGGACGTGGTCGGCCATCGCAGCCGCGACGCGCGGGCGAGTGTGACCAGGTAGAACGGGAACACGAGACACGCCACCACGTAGAACTGCGGCGTGTGCATGAGGACGCGCCGATGGTACTCGGTGGTCATGATCGTCGCGTTCAGGAACAACAGCCCCGCGGCGGCCGCGTACAGCACGCGATACCGCTGCGCCGCCGCGGCGCCGGCGCGGTTCTGCAGCGCGAGCGTCATGAGCAGTGCGCCCAACTGGATGGCGGCGATGCCCAACGCGAGAACCGTGTGCGGCGGACTCAGGATCTGGACGTCGAGCCCGTAGGCGTTGTGCCACCAGTTGTCGAACGGCGCCGAGGTGAGCATCGCGAACGTGCCCCAGATGCACACCCACGCGCCTAACGGAGCATGGAACACGCGCCAGAAGCGCACCGTGTCGCCGCGGGACGCGGCGCCGCCAAACGTGGTCGCGAGCACCAGCCAGCCGCACGACAGCCCGGCGATGAGGCCGCCGGCGTAGATCGCCATGTGCGCCGGCGTCCAGAACGTGTCGCGGCCAATCGTGCTGTGCCACGAGATGTCCCACATCACGCCGACGATCACGCACAGCGATGCCAGCAGGGCCGCCGACAGATACCGCGGCACGCCGATCGTCTGCTCCCCGCTCGCTCGGCGATGCGGTTTCATCGCCGACTCAGGGATAGCGGAAGCGGTACGTCGCCATGAGTTGCACGCGCCCGTACGTCCCGGCCGGCGTCGCGACGTTGTTCACGTTGGTCACGCGCGCGCCCTGCACCACCAGTGTGAGCGGCACGATGGGGTCGAGCCACTGCACGCTCGCGTCGGCCATCCACGCGCTCTGCACGTCGGGCGTGTCGCCGCTCGCAAACGGAAACGGCGCGCCGGCATGGCCGAAGCGGGCCGGCGGCGGACGCTGGCTGATGCGCTGGTCGCCGCGGCGCCACTTGGCGATGCCGGCGGACACATGAAACTTCCCTGTGGGCCACACGTCCGCGAACGCCCGCGCCATGTCGGCATCCGGGCCTAACTCGGACCCCACCGGCTGATCGTATTGCTGCCACGTCGCAGTGTAGAACGACTCGAGGTACGTGAACGCGCTCACGCGCCGGTATTGCAGCCCCAGATTCGCCGGCACGGGCAGCGACAACGCGTAGGTCCCGCGCACGTTCCAGGCGAACAAGTCGGGAAAGTTCTTCCGATCCTGCGCATCGATCTGAATGTCGTCGATGAGCAGATCGCCCTGCAGCGAGAACCGGTCGAGATTGGCCCGCACCGATCCGAACGCCGTCAGGTTCACGTCGCCGGCCTGGCTGACGTCGCCGGATTTGTCGTTCTGCGTGACCTGAAATACCATCAACGGATTCACGAAGTTGAGCGCGATCCCGCCGCCCTGGCGCGGAATGAGCGCCGTCTCGCCGAGCGTCAGCTCGACCTTGTGCGACGGCCGCCACGTGAGCGCGTGCGCCACCATCATGCGATGGTACCGCTGCGTCCCGACGCTGTCCGGCAGACTGTCGGTGGCCGGCGACAGCACCACGTCGTTGAGCTCGGCCACGAGGGCCTTGAACTCGAATTTCGACCACTGCGCCGTGAGCGTGATCTTGTCCAACGCAGGGCCGTTCGCCGAGAGCACGAGCGACTCCGTGCCATCGCCGATCCACGCTTCGCGGCCGCGCCCAACGGAGAGCACGATCGGGCCCAACTTGCCCGATGCATAGGCTTCGCTGAAATCGATGACGCCGGACGTGTGCCGGAATTGATTGGCGCGCACCGTCGGATCGTTGCGGCTGTCGGTCTCGCCGTACGCCTCGCTCACCAGGACCACGTTCGGGCCGCCATCGAACGAGAGGCGCAGCCGCGCCGTCCCGACGGCCGGCGGCGTGCCCTGTCCCGTTGGGCGAACGTCGTCCCACAGCGGGTACATCTCGCCGTTGTCCAGGCCCGTCGCCTGGAGCGATGCGAGCGCGCCGAAGCGCACGCGGTTCGACGACGCCGCGGCGGCCGAGTCGGACGCGACGCTGTCGGCGAGGAACCGCGAGGCGAGCGCGTCGAGCACCCGGCCTGCACACCGTGGTTCGGCCTTGGCCGTGCGCAGGGCGCCGCGCACATCCTTCACCATGAACGGCCGGAACGCGGATACGCGCGCGGCGCCGCAGCCCAACTCCACCAGGCCGTCGAGCTGGGCGTACGCGGGATCATCGAGGGGCAGCGTGACTAGCGGATGCTGCGCGGCGGCCACACGCGCGCTTCCGGCGGCGAGGAGCAGCGCGCCGGCGGCAACGACGAACGCGGAGCGAATCGTCAGGCTCCTTTGGTGAATTGACGTGGCTCGGACGGCGACGACGACCGCTCGCGCAGCCGCGCGATCAGCGCCGCCTGCGGTGAAAACTCCGGCACCAGCTCCTGCAGCTTGCGCACGATGCCCCGCTCGTCGCGGGCGACGACGAGATCCCAGAGATGGCCTAACTGATGGTCGAGCGACCGCGAGGCGCCCGTCTTCACGATCCGGATTTTCTCGAAGCGTGTGGGCATCGTCTCTTCGGTTTCCGACGTCAGCTGCTCGTGCAGCTTCTCGCCCGGCCGGAGCCCCGTGTACACGATCGGGATGTCCGCATCCGGTTCCAGTCCCGAAAGCCGGATGAGGTTGCGCGCCAGGTCGACGATCTTGATCGGATGGCCCATCTCGAGCATCACGATCCGGTCGCGCGCTTCATCCAGCGCCGACGCCTGCAACACCAGCTGCACCGCCTCGGGGATGGTCATGAAGTAGCGCGTCGCTTCCGGATGCGTCACCGTCACCGGTCCGCCATCGGCGATCTGCTCGCTGAACAGCGGTACGACGCTGCCGTTGCTGCCTAACACGTTGCCGAACCGGACCGCCACAAAATGATGGGCGCGTGAATCGGCCAGCGACAGCACCAGCTGCTCGGCGAGTCGCTTCGTGGCGCCCATGATGTTCGTCGGGCTCACGGCCTTGTCCGTCGAGATCAGCACGAACGTCGCCCCGTACTGCGCGGCCGCCTCGACAATGTTGCGCGTGCCGAAGACGTTGTTCTGCACCGCATGGCAGACGTGCGCTTCCATCATCGGGACGTGCTTGAACGCCGCGGCGTGATACACGATCTCCGGACGCGCCTCACGGAACAGCCGCGCCACATCGGGGCTCTCGCAGATGTCGCAGATGGCCGGGCGCACGTCGAGCTGCGGATGCTTGCGGTGCAGCTCCTGCTCGATGAGGAACAGCGCGTTCTCCGACCGTTCGATCAACGTGAGCGACGCCGGATCGAACGTCGCGATCTGCCGCGCCAGCTCGGCGCCGATCGACCCGCCGGCGCCCGTGATCAGCACCCGCCGTCCGGCGATGGCGCCGCGCACGACCGCCGAATCGAGGTCCACCGGATCCCGGCCCAACAGGTCTTCCACCCGCACCGGCCGCACCTGGCTCATCTGCACGCGGCCCGACAGCGCGGCGATCGCCGGCAGAATCTTGAACGGCAGCCGCGTGGCCAAACAGCGATTCACGATCGCCTGAATCTGCTCCCGCGTCGCCGACGGGATCGCGATGATCAGCTCGTCGGCCGCGTTGGTCTCCAGCAGCCGGCCTAACGACTCGGTGGTGCCGAGCACCGGCACGCCGTGGATGTGAAATCCGGTCTTGCGGATGTCGTCGTCCACGAAGCCGACGGGCACGTAGCCGAGTCCGCGATTGTTGTGCATCTCGCGGAGCAGCAGCTCGCCGGCATCGCCCGCGCCGATGATCACCACGCGGCGCAGCCGCGGACCGCCGGTGGCCGGACGCCGGTTCTCGCGCAACGCGCGCAGCGCGAACCGCACACCGCCAATGAAGAAGAGCGTCAGCACCGCGTCGATGACGATCACCGAGCGCGGATACTGATACGCCTGCCCCGTGAACACCAGCAACGCCGTGAACAGCGCGCTGCTGATGGCGATCGCCTTGACGAGCGCCACCATGTCGCGCATGCCGACGTATCGCCACCACCCGCTGTAGAGCCGGAAAAAGGCGAACGAGCCTAACCGGAAGATGAGCAGCGGCCAGAGCGTCGTCACGAACAACGACCAGTACGCCCGCGGAATCATCCGGTCGAAGCGCAGCACGAACGCGAGCCAGTAGCTGGCCACCACCAGCACCAGATGCGTCGTCACCACCATCAGGCGCCGGTAGCGGAGCGCCTTCGACGCCAACCACCCCAGCACGCGCTCCGTTGCCGGCGCGCGTTGGGCGACCACCGGATCAGTGGCCATAGAAGGCGCGAACGGCTCCGATCACTTCGTCCTGCTGGGACCGCGCGAGCTCGGGATACACCGGCAGCGAGAGCACCTCGCGCGCCGCGCGCTCCGACTCGGGACACGATCCTTCTCGATAGCCGAGGTACGTGAAGCACGGCTGCAGATGGAGCGGCAGCGGGTAGTAAATCGCCGATCCGATGCCCTTGCCCTTGAGATAGGCCTGCAGCCCGTCGCGCCGATCCGCTCGCACCGTGTACTGGTTGTAGATCGACTCGTTGCCCGCGTCGATGGTCGGCGTGCGGATCTCCGGAACATCGGCGAACGCGCGATCATAGTATGCCGCGTGCTCGCGCCGCTTGCTGCTCCAGTCCGCCAGGTGCGGGAGCTTCGCCTCGAGCACCGCCGCTTGCAGCGCATCGAGGCGGCTGTTGTAGCCGACTTCGTCGTGGAAGTACTGCGTGGCGCCGCCGTGGACGCGCAAGCGCCGCAGGCGCGTCGCGATCTCGTCGTCCTGCGTGACCATCATTCCGCCATCGCCGTAGCCGCCGAGGTTCTTGGACGGGAAGAAGCTGAACGTGCCGATGGTCGCCCGCTCGCCGGCCATCACCCACGTGCCGTTGATGCGGCGGCGCGCGCCGATCGTCTGCGCCGCGTCCTCGATGAGCGGTACGTTAGGCATCGCTGCGGCCAGCTCTTCGATGCGCGACATCTGGCCGAACAGGTCCACCGGGACCACGGCTTTCGTCCGGCTGGTGACCGCCGCGGCCGCATCGGGCGTCGCGATGTTGAACGTCGATGCATCGATGTCCACGAACACCGGCGTCGCACCCACGTTGTGAATGGTGCCGGCCGTGGCGAAGAACGTGAACGGCGTCGTGATCACCTCGTCGCCGCGACCGATGTCCAGTGCGCGCAAGGCCAGCAGCAGCGCGTCGGTCCCGCTGGCGCATCCGATCGCATGCTTCGTGTGCGACAGCGCGGCAACCGCGCGCTCGAGACGCTCGACCGGTTGCCCGAGGATGAACAGCTGGTCGTCGACGACTTGCATCATGGCGCGCACGACTTCGTCCTTGATCTGCGCGTGCTGCGCCCGGAGGTCGAGCAATGGGACTGGCATGTCGGTTCAACAGGAGGTTCGAGGAGCGGGTCTGGCAGGCGTCGCGCCGAAGTCGAGACGTGCCGGCGGCGGCCCACCGCATCGTCGGACGACGTCTAACAACGTGTCGACGCCCGCTCGCGGCGTCAATCCGCCGTCACGGCGTCAGCGCGCACGAGCTCGTGCCATTCCTGCAGGGAGCGGACGCGCGGGGGGCGGAACCGCAACGAGAGAATCGCGTCGCACGCGGCGGACGCCGCCGAGAGCGTTGTGGTGTACGCCACGCGGTGCGCGACGGCGGCCTGACGCATGGAATAGTCGTCGCGCTGCGAATGTTTTCCGAGCGGCGTGTTGATCAGTAGTTGCACCTGCCGGTTGACGATGAGATCGATCCCGTGCGGCCGCCCTTCGTGCACCTTGAACACGCGCTCGGCCGGAATGCCGCGTGCGCGGAGAAATTTCGCGGTGCCGGTGGTGGCGAGCAGACGGAATCCCATTTCCTGAAAGCGGCGCGCGATCGGAATGACGTTCGCTTTGTCCGAATTGTTCACCGTGATCAGCAGCGAGCCCTCGAGCGGCAGGCCGTTGTCCGCGGCGAGCTGCGCCTTGGCAAATGCGCTGCCGAACGAATCGGAGATGCCCATCACTTCGCCGGTCGATCGCATCTCGGGGCCGAGCACCGGGTCGGACTCGCGGAATTTGCTGAACGGGAATACGGCTTCCTTCACCGACACGTACGGCGGAACGACCTCGTCCGTGAATCCCAGCGCTGACAGCGACTCCCCGAGCATCACGCGCGCGGCGAGCGAGGCGAGCGGGACGCCGATGGCCTTCGACACGAACGGAATCGTGCGACTGGCGCGCGGGTTCACCTCGAGCACGTACACCGTGCGATCCTTGATTGCGAACTGCACGTTGATCAGTCCCACGACACCGAGGGCCTTGGCTAACGCAACGGTGTGCTCGCGCATCGCGGCCAGGTCGGCCTCGCCGATGATGTACGGCGGCAGCACGCACGCCGAGTCGCCCGAATGGATGCCCGCATCCTCGATGTGCTGCATCACGCCGCCGATTACGACGCGCTCGCCGTCGCAGATCGCGTCGACGTCGACTTCGTATGCGTCCTCGAGGAACCGGTCGATGAGCACCGGCCGGTCCTCGGACGCGCGGGCGGCGCGGTCGAAGTATTCGCGCAGCGTCGCTTCGTCGTACACGATCTGCATGGCGCGTCCGCCTAACACGTACGACGGCCGGACGAGCACCGGATAGCCGATGCGGGCGGCGATGGCGACGGCCTCGCCGAGGCGCGTGGCGGTGCCGCTCTCCGGCTGGTTGACGCCCGTCGCCCGCGCGATGGCCTCGAAGCGGCGCCGGTCCTCCGCAATGTCGATCGCATCGGGTGACGTGCCGAGAATCGCGACGCCGGCCGCTTCGAGCGCCCGCGTGAGCTTGAGCGGCGTCTGGCCGCCTAACTGCACGATCACGCCCACCGGCTGTTCGCGATCCACGATCTCGAGCACGTCCTCGAACGTCAACGGTTCGAAGTACAGCTTGTCCGACGTGTCGAAATCCGTCGACACCGTCTCCGGATTCGAGTTGATCATGATCGTCTCGAATCCCCGCTCGCGCAGCGCCATCACCGCGCGCACGCAGCAGTAGTCGAACTCGACGCCCTGGCCAATGCGGTTGGGCCCGCTGCCCAGAATCACCACCGACCGGCGGCCGGTGGGCGGCGCTTCGCTCTCTTCGTCGTAGCTCGAATAGAGGTAGGGCGTGGCGGATGGGAACTCGCCGGCGCACGTGTCGACCATTTTGTAGACGGGCCGCA
This genomic window contains:
- a CDS encoding nucleoside-diphosphate sugar epimerase/dehydratase, which codes for MATDPVVAQRAPATERVLGWLASKALRYRRLMVVTTHLVLVVASYWLAFVLRFDRMIPRAYWSLFVTTLWPLLIFRLGSFAFFRLYSGWWRYVGMRDMVALVKAIAISSALFTALLVFTGQAYQYPRSVIVIDAVLTLFFIGGVRFALRALRENRRPATGGPRLRRVVIIGAGDAGELLLREMHNNRGLGYVPVGFVDDDIRKTGFHIHGVPVLGTTESLGRLLETNAADELIIAIPSATREQIQAIVNRCLATRLPFKILPAIAALSGRVQMSQVRPVRVEDLLGRDPVDLDSAVVRGAIAGRRVLITGAGGSIGAELARQIATFDPASLTLIERSENALFLIEQELHRKHPQLDVRPAICDICESPDVARLFREARPEIVYHAAAFKHVPMMEAHVCHAVQNNVFGTRNIVEAAAQYGATFVLISTDKAVSPTNIMGATKRLAEQLVLSLADSRAHHFVAVRFGNVLGSNGSVVPLFSEQIADGGPVTVTHPEATRYFMTIPEAVQLVLQASALDEARDRIVMLEMGHPIKIVDLARNLIRLSGLEPDADIPIVYTGLRPGEKLHEQLTSETEETMPTRFEKIRIVKTGASRSLDHQLGHLWDLVVARDERGIVRKLQELVPEFSPQAALIARLRERSSSPSEPRQFTKGA
- a CDS encoding DegT/DnrJ/EryC1/StrS family aminotransferase, coding for MPVPLLDLRAQHAQIKDEVVRAMMQVVDDQLFILGQPVERLERAVAALSHTKHAIGCASGTDALLLALRALDIGRGDEVITTPFTFFATAGTIHNVGATPVFVDIDASTFNIATPDAAAAVTSRTKAVVPVDLFGQMSRIEELAAAMPNVPLIEDAAQTIGARRRINGTWVMAGERATIGTFSFFPSKNLGGYGDGGMMVTQDDEIATRLRRLRVHGGATQYFHDEVGYNSRLDALQAAVLEAKLPHLADWSSKRREHAAYYDRAFADVPEIRTPTIDAGNESIYNQYTVRADRRDGLQAYLKGKGIGSAIYYPLPLHLQPCFTYLGYREGSCPESERAAREVLSLPVYPELARSQQDEVIGAVRAFYGH
- the carB gene encoding carbamoyl-phosphate synthase large subunit, with translation MPRRSDLHRILLIGSGPIIIGQAAEFDYSGTQAAKALREDGYEVILVNSNPATIMTDPEIADRTYIEPVTPDIVEQVIERERPDALLPTMGGQTALNVAMALSERGVLERYNVELIGADARAIQLAEDRELFANAMRRIGLSVARGGIARTWDDAEALIPVVDFPAIIRPSFTLGGTGGGVAFNRDEYEEIVRRGLDLSPVRQVLIERSVLGWKEFELEVMRDHADNVVIVCSIENLDPMGVHTGDSITVAPAMTLTDREYQTMRDAAVAVIREIGVAAGGCNIQFAVNPADGEMLVIEMNPRVSRSSALASKATGFPIARIGTKLAVGYRLDEITNDITKTTPASFEPVLDYVVVKCPRFAFEKFAAADPRLTTQMKSVGEAMAIGRTFKEALQKGLRALETGRAGWVIGATLQDDRLSDDSLDTLRGALRQPTPERIFQVKRALAAGLTVAEVAEHSRIDPWFLNQMMELIEAERDYAALPSVDASALRRMKRLGFSDRQLGALRGETEHAVRAQRWAAGVRPVYKMVDTCAGEFPSATPYLYSSYDEESEAPPTGRRSVVILGSGPNRIGQGVEFDYCCVRAVMALRERGFETIMINSNPETVSTDFDTSDKLYFEPLTFEDVLEIVDREQPVGVIVQLGGQTPLKLTRALEAAGVAILGTSPDAIDIAEDRRRFEAIARATGVNQPESGTATRLGEAVAIAARIGYPVLVRPSYVLGGRAMQIVYDEATLREYFDRAARASEDRPVLIDRFLEDAYEVDVDAICDGERVVIGGVMQHIEDAGIHSGDSACVLPPYIIGEADLAAMREHTVALAKALGVVGLINVQFAIKDRTVYVLEVNPRASRTIPFVSKAIGVPLASLAARVMLGESLSALGFTDEVVPPYVSVKEAVFPFSKFRESDPVLGPEMRSTGEVMGISDSFGSAFAKAQLAADNGLPLEGSLLITVNNSDKANVIPIARRFQEMGFRLLATTGTAKFLRARGIPAERVFKVHEGRPHGIDLIVNRQVQLLINTPLGKHSQRDDYSMRQAAVAHRVAYTTTLSAASAACDAILSLRFRPPRVRSLQEWHELVRADAVTAD